In Tachysurus fulvidraco isolate hzauxx_2018 chromosome 1, HZAU_PFXX_2.0, whole genome shotgun sequence, a single window of DNA contains:
- the LOC113642183 gene encoding neurofilament medium polypeptide-like isoform X2 — MAKEKKEMSRLSIILMGEEWTGKSSVGNTMLGQSVFKVDTDTEHVTHRLGIIEGRNVTVVDTPGWISDCYPDIPLKTLKQGNNSVSFMCQGFHILLLTIPISQDQNWNQKLVQRLSNALSLFNADIWKHTMLLFTRYDLLDSKGFEQYLEGNGQAFQSLVEKCEQRYHVLNNRKCNDRKQVRELMEKIEQIVQVNDGQLLQLVTSEQGVGTLRENEMDTLRLNEQLKMDEPIRGESCFRLEDYMFKSLRPEGNEPQNPTEQKEMSHPADMQNAAPESSYIQNEYTKPTPDLCSESPAEINRGLSRSSGDNRDPDASTSKKNTCTEVEEACMDRDGDGDKEKNKKHVQHTTLQKYTPHPWDDVWDLNITCSFYNVVSNHQQIIVTCILQISVCWRKIKPSCQTEWISFTVYGDNLQFIMILYLFVTYLILSYKTYGVHKETGVQTMNTLVSGFVDHQQEPGKETQGVFHSLLRHIVSNMPKRLDGEITKCSKMVDVKKIPQHSTGGNNEEMKQSEDEVLLQHIQKGEELRHVQKYIEDDKLLQHIWQSEDDEELPQHGKKDEEDEELPLHIHKDKEKDKELPQHVYKHDENEELTQHVQDYDDEKLPQTIHKGEEEDAVLLQHVHKGNEDDQLTQPGQKCREDDEELTQHGQKVEEDEALPQHFYKGVEGHDEELLQHFHKGEEDEQLTQHGQKCRDDDEELTQHIHQGDEQLTQHFYKGVEEHDEELPYVQKYDKEDEEAFQPISQGDEDEQLIHHGQKGKEDEELTQHGQKSEDDALPQHFYKCVEEHDEELPYVEKYHKEDEVVFQNIRQGEEEEELPQPSHKDEGEELPQPSQKAECEELLQHIHKENEKDEDELPQHGETEQPQSTDKGEEEKSPKIKGVNEAISHQSKRGHKKEPPQQDYKEDDENMLQQKKRAVDDHTLQHSIKEEEKQMLQNNKRDYEVKDQQRNEKRYLNLRETALGVGMENGDTEKTSITMQVSE; from the exons ATGgcgaaggagaagaaggaaatgtCAAGATTGTCTATCATCCTTATGGGAGAGGAGTGGACAGGAAAGAGCTCAGTTGGAAATACCATGCTGGGCCAAAGTGTATTTAAAGTTGACACTGATACAGAGCATGTAACGCATCGCTTAGGTATCATTGAGGGTAGAAATGTGACTGTGGTAGATACACCCGGATGGATTTCAGATTGTTACCCAGATATCCCACTCAAAACTCTGAAGCAAGGAAACAATTCAGTATCATTTATGTGTCAAGGGTTCCACATCCTGCTTCTCACTATCCCCATTTCCCAAGACCAAAATTGGAACCAAAAACTTGTGCAAAGGCTGTCAAATGCTCTGAGTCTTTTCAATGCTGATATCTGGAAACACACCATGCTACTGTTCACCAGATATGACCTTCTAGATTCAAAAGGATTTGAGCAATACCTGGAAGGTAATGGGCAGGCCTTCCAGAGCTTGGTGGAAAAGTGTGAGCAGAGGTACCATGTGCTCAACAATCGCAAATGTAATGATCGCAAGCAAGTCAGGGAGCTGATGGAAAAGATAGAGCAGATAGTCCAAGTAAACGATGGTCAGTTATTGCAACTGGTCACAAGTGAACAGGGAGTGGGCACattgagagagaatgagatggATACACTGAGACTCAATGAGCAGTTAAAGATGGATGAACCCATAAGGGGGGAAAGCTGCTTCAGATTGGAAGACTACATGTTTAAATCCCTGAGACCAGAGGGAAATGAACCACAAAATCCTACTGAGCAAAAAGAGATGTCACATCCAGCTGACATGCAAAATGCTGCACCTGAATCATCCTACATCCAAAATGAATATACTAAACCTACACCCGACCTTTGCTCAGAGAGCCCTGCTGAAATAAACAGAGGTCTGTCTAGGAGCAGTGGTGATAACAGGGATCCAGATGCAAGTACAAGTAAAAAGAATACTTGTACAGAAGTAGAGGaagcatgcatggacagagatggagatggcgataaagaaaagaacaaaaaacacgTACAGCATACAACATTGCAAAAATACACTCCTCATCCCTGGGATGACGTGTGGGACTTGAACATTACTTGTTCCTTTTATAATGTTGTCTCCAATCATCAGCAAA ttattgtGACTTGCATTCTTCAGATTTCTGTCTGctggagaaaaataaaaccatcatGTCAGACAGAATGGATCTCTTTTAcagtgtatggtgataatttgCAATTTATCATGATTCTGTACCTGTTTGTGACATATTTAATTCTCAGCTATAAAACCTATGGAGTACACAAAGAAACAGGTGTTCAGACCATGAACACACTGGTCTCTGGGTTTGTTGATCACCAGCAAGAACCAGGCAAAGAAACCCAGGGAGTTTTTCACTCACTGCTGAGGCACATTGTCAGCAATATGCCTAAGCGTTTGGATGGAGAGATAACCAAATGCAGCAAAATGGTGGATgttaaaaaaatcccacaacACAGCACCGGCGGTAACAATGAAGAGATGAAGCAAAGTGAAGATGAAGTGCTACTCCAACACATTCAGAAAGGTGAAGAGCTACGCCATGTTCAAAAATATATTGAAGATGATAAGCTACTCCAACACATTTGGCAaagtgaagatgatgaagaactTCCCCAACATGGtaaaaaagatgaagaagatgaagagctACCCCTACACATTCAcaaagataaagagaaagacaaagagctACCCCAACATGTTTACAAACATGATGAAAATGAAGAGCTAACCCAACACGTTCAAGACTATGATGATGAAAAGCTACCCCAAACCATTCACaaaggtgaagaagaagatgcAGTGCTACTTCAACACGTTCACAAAGGTAACGAAGATGATCAGCTCACCCAACCTGGCCAGAAATGtagagaagatgatgaagagctAACACAGCATGGTCAGAAAGTTGAAGAAGATGAAGCGCTACCTCAACATTTTTACAAAGGTGTAGAAGGACATGATGAAGAGCTACTTCAGCACTTTCACAAAGGTGAGGAAGACGAACAGCTCACCCAACATGGCCAGAAATgtagagatgatgatgaagagctAACCCAACACATCCACCAAGGTGATGAACAGCTAACTCAACACTTTTACAAAGGTGTAGAAGAACATGATGAAGAGCTGCCCTATGTTCAGAAATATGATAAAGAAGATGAAGAGGCATTCCAACCAATTAGCCAAGGTGACGAAGATGAACAGCTAATCCACCATGGGCAGAAGGgtaaagaagatgaagaactAACCCAACATGGTCAGAAAAGTGAAGATGATGCTCTACCCCAACacttttacaaatgtgtagaaGAACATGACGAAGAGCTACCCTATGTTGAGAAATATCATAAGGAAGATGAAGTGGTATTCCAAAACATTCGCCAaggtgaagaagaggaagagctACCCCAACCCAGTCACAAAGACGAAGGTGAAGAGCTACCCCAACCCAGCCAGAAAGCTGAATGTGAAGAGCTACTCCAACATATtcacaaagaaaatgaaaaagatgaagatgaaCTACCCCAACATGGTGAAACAGAGCAACCCCAAAGCACTGACAAGGGTGAAGAAGAGAAATCTCCAAAAATCAAAGGTGTTAATGAAGCGATATCCCATCAGAGCAAGAGGGGTCATAAGAAAGAACCACCCCAGCAGGACTATAAGGAGGATGATGAAAATATGCTCCAACAAAAAAAGAGGGCTGTTGATGACCATACACTCCAACATAGCATaaaggaggaggaaaaacaGATGCTCCAAAATAACAAAAGAGATTATGAAGTGAAGGACCAACAGAGAAATGAGAAGAGATACTTAAACTTAAGAGAAACAGCACTAGGTGTAGGGATGGAAAATGGGGACACAGAAAAGACATCAATAACAATGCAG GTGTCAGAATAA
- the LOC113642183 gene encoding neurofilament medium polypeptide-like isoform X1, producing the protein MAKEKKEMSRLSIILMGEEWTGKSSVGNTMLGQSVFKVDTDTEHVTHRLGIIEGRNVTVVDTPGWISDCYPDIPLKTLKQGNNSVSFMCQGFHILLLTIPISQDQNWNQKLVQRLSNALSLFNADIWKHTMLLFTRYDLLDSKGFEQYLEGNGQAFQSLVEKCEQRYHVLNNRKCNDRKQVRELMEKIEQIVQVNDGQLLQLVTSEQGVGTLRENEMDTLRLNEQLKMDEPIRGESCFRLEDYMFKSLRPEGNEPQNPTEQKEMSHPADMQNAAPESSYIQNEYTKPTPDLCSESPAEINRGLSRSSGDNRDPDASTSKKNTCTEVEEACMDRDGDGDKEKNKKHVQHTTLQKYTPHPWDDVWDLNITCSFYNVVSNHQQIIVTCILQISVCWRKIKPSCQTEWISFTVYGDNLQFIMILYLFVTYLILSYKTYGVHKETGVQTMNTLVSGFVDHQQEPGKETQGVFHSLLRHIVSNMPKRLDGEITKCSKMVDVKKIPQHSTGGNNEEMKQSEDEVLLQHIQKGEELRHVQKYIEDDKLLQHIWQSEDDEELPQHGKKDEEDEELPLHIHKDKEKDKELPQHVYKHDENEELTQHVQDYDDEKLPQTIHKGEEEDAVLLQHVHKGNEDDQLTQPGQKCREDDEELTQHGQKVEEDEALPQHFYKGVEGHDEELLQHFHKGEEDEQLTQHGQKCRDDDEELTQHIHQGDEQLTQHFYKGVEEHDEELPYVQKYDKEDEEAFQPISQGDEDEQLIHHGQKGKEDEELTQHGQKSEDDALPQHFYKCVEEHDEELPYVEKYHKEDEVVFQNIRQGEEEEELPQPSHKDEGEELPQPSQKAECEELLQHIHKENEKDEDELPQHGETEQPQSTDKGEEEKSPKIKGVNEAISHQSKRGHKKEPPQQDYKEDDENMLQQKKRAVDDHTLQHSIKEEEKQMLQNNKRDYEVKDQQRNEKRYLNLRETALGVGMENGDTEKTSITMQTPRMEKRTQTRDSM; encoded by the exons ATGgcgaaggagaagaaggaaatgtCAAGATTGTCTATCATCCTTATGGGAGAGGAGTGGACAGGAAAGAGCTCAGTTGGAAATACCATGCTGGGCCAAAGTGTATTTAAAGTTGACACTGATACAGAGCATGTAACGCATCGCTTAGGTATCATTGAGGGTAGAAATGTGACTGTGGTAGATACACCCGGATGGATTTCAGATTGTTACCCAGATATCCCACTCAAAACTCTGAAGCAAGGAAACAATTCAGTATCATTTATGTGTCAAGGGTTCCACATCCTGCTTCTCACTATCCCCATTTCCCAAGACCAAAATTGGAACCAAAAACTTGTGCAAAGGCTGTCAAATGCTCTGAGTCTTTTCAATGCTGATATCTGGAAACACACCATGCTACTGTTCACCAGATATGACCTTCTAGATTCAAAAGGATTTGAGCAATACCTGGAAGGTAATGGGCAGGCCTTCCAGAGCTTGGTGGAAAAGTGTGAGCAGAGGTACCATGTGCTCAACAATCGCAAATGTAATGATCGCAAGCAAGTCAGGGAGCTGATGGAAAAGATAGAGCAGATAGTCCAAGTAAACGATGGTCAGTTATTGCAACTGGTCACAAGTGAACAGGGAGTGGGCACattgagagagaatgagatggATACACTGAGACTCAATGAGCAGTTAAAGATGGATGAACCCATAAGGGGGGAAAGCTGCTTCAGATTGGAAGACTACATGTTTAAATCCCTGAGACCAGAGGGAAATGAACCACAAAATCCTACTGAGCAAAAAGAGATGTCACATCCAGCTGACATGCAAAATGCTGCACCTGAATCATCCTACATCCAAAATGAATATACTAAACCTACACCCGACCTTTGCTCAGAGAGCCCTGCTGAAATAAACAGAGGTCTGTCTAGGAGCAGTGGTGATAACAGGGATCCAGATGCAAGTACAAGTAAAAAGAATACTTGTACAGAAGTAGAGGaagcatgcatggacagagatggagatggcgataaagaaaagaacaaaaaacacgTACAGCATACAACATTGCAAAAATACACTCCTCATCCCTGGGATGACGTGTGGGACTTGAACATTACTTGTTCCTTTTATAATGTTGTCTCCAATCATCAGCAAA ttattgtGACTTGCATTCTTCAGATTTCTGTCTGctggagaaaaataaaaccatcatGTCAGACAGAATGGATCTCTTTTAcagtgtatggtgataatttgCAATTTATCATGATTCTGTACCTGTTTGTGACATATTTAATTCTCAGCTATAAAACCTATGGAGTACACAAAGAAACAGGTGTTCAGACCATGAACACACTGGTCTCTGGGTTTGTTGATCACCAGCAAGAACCAGGCAAAGAAACCCAGGGAGTTTTTCACTCACTGCTGAGGCACATTGTCAGCAATATGCCTAAGCGTTTGGATGGAGAGATAACCAAATGCAGCAAAATGGTGGATgttaaaaaaatcccacaacACAGCACCGGCGGTAACAATGAAGAGATGAAGCAAAGTGAAGATGAAGTGCTACTCCAACACATTCAGAAAGGTGAAGAGCTACGCCATGTTCAAAAATATATTGAAGATGATAAGCTACTCCAACACATTTGGCAaagtgaagatgatgaagaactTCCCCAACATGGtaaaaaagatgaagaagatgaagagctACCCCTACACATTCAcaaagataaagagaaagacaaagagctACCCCAACATGTTTACAAACATGATGAAAATGAAGAGCTAACCCAACACGTTCAAGACTATGATGATGAAAAGCTACCCCAAACCATTCACaaaggtgaagaagaagatgcAGTGCTACTTCAACACGTTCACAAAGGTAACGAAGATGATCAGCTCACCCAACCTGGCCAGAAATGtagagaagatgatgaagagctAACACAGCATGGTCAGAAAGTTGAAGAAGATGAAGCGCTACCTCAACATTTTTACAAAGGTGTAGAAGGACATGATGAAGAGCTACTTCAGCACTTTCACAAAGGTGAGGAAGACGAACAGCTCACCCAACATGGCCAGAAATgtagagatgatgatgaagagctAACCCAACACATCCACCAAGGTGATGAACAGCTAACTCAACACTTTTACAAAGGTGTAGAAGAACATGATGAAGAGCTGCCCTATGTTCAGAAATATGATAAAGAAGATGAAGAGGCATTCCAACCAATTAGCCAAGGTGACGAAGATGAACAGCTAATCCACCATGGGCAGAAGGgtaaagaagatgaagaactAACCCAACATGGTCAGAAAAGTGAAGATGATGCTCTACCCCAACacttttacaaatgtgtagaaGAACATGACGAAGAGCTACCCTATGTTGAGAAATATCATAAGGAAGATGAAGTGGTATTCCAAAACATTCGCCAaggtgaagaagaggaagagctACCCCAACCCAGTCACAAAGACGAAGGTGAAGAGCTACCCCAACCCAGCCAGAAAGCTGAATGTGAAGAGCTACTCCAACATATtcacaaagaaaatgaaaaagatgaagatgaaCTACCCCAACATGGTGAAACAGAGCAACCCCAAAGCACTGACAAGGGTGAAGAAGAGAAATCTCCAAAAATCAAAGGTGTTAATGAAGCGATATCCCATCAGAGCAAGAGGGGTCATAAGAAAGAACCACCCCAGCAGGACTATAAGGAGGATGATGAAAATATGCTCCAACAAAAAAAGAGGGCTGTTGATGACCATACACTCCAACATAGCATaaaggaggaggaaaaacaGATGCTCCAAAATAACAAAAGAGATTATGAAGTGAAGGACCAACAGAGAAATGAGAAGAGATACTTAAACTTAAGAGAAACAGCACTAGGTGTAGGGATGGAAAATGGGGACACAGAAAAGACATCAATAACAATGCAG ACACCAAGGATGGAGAAGAGAACCCAAACCAGAGACAGCATGTAG